Proteins encoded within one genomic window of Ottowia sp. SB7-C50:
- a CDS encoding cation diffusion facilitator family transporter, producing MSVHDHHDHDHHSHAPTVSHHNERKVLLSFVLIFAFMIVEVVGGLMSGSLALLADAGHMLTDAAALALAYAAFRFGRRAADSRRTFGYLRFEVVAGFVNALTLFGIVVWILWEAWRRFHQPHPVLAGPMFGVAVAGLLVNLWVLWILTRGDSDHVNVRGAVLHVMGDLLGSVGAVLAAVVIWTTGWTPIDPILSVVVSLLILRSAWVLLKTSLHILLEGAPAHAAPEQIAAYLMDTVTGVAEVRHVHVWQITSGRALATLHVRLVEDDDARIVSRAVEHAVKGRFSIEHVTVAIDWNDDAPHPDCSLAQPGAMPSPPAHAHGHRPEHRHDHDHDHGHGAAHGHGAH from the coding sequence ATGTCGGTGCACGACCACCACGACCACGACCACCATTCGCACGCGCCCACGGTAAGCCACCACAACGAGCGCAAGGTGCTGCTGTCGTTCGTGCTGATCTTCGCCTTCATGATCGTGGAGGTGGTGGGCGGCCTGATGTCCGGCTCGCTGGCGCTGCTGGCCGATGCGGGCCACATGCTGACCGACGCGGCGGCGCTGGCGCTGGCCTACGCGGCCTTCCGCTTCGGGCGGCGTGCGGCGGACAGCCGGCGCACCTTTGGCTACCTGCGGTTCGAAGTGGTGGCCGGTTTCGTCAACGCGCTGACGCTGTTCGGCATCGTGGTGTGGATTCTGTGGGAAGCGTGGCGCCGCTTTCATCAGCCGCACCCGGTGCTGGCCGGGCCGATGTTCGGGGTCGCGGTGGCGGGGTTGCTGGTCAACCTGTGGGTGCTGTGGATTCTGACGCGCGGCGACAGCGACCACGTCAACGTGCGCGGCGCGGTGCTGCACGTGATGGGCGACCTGCTGGGTTCCGTCGGTGCGGTGCTGGCCGCGGTGGTGATCTGGACCACCGGCTGGACGCCGATCGACCCGATCCTGTCGGTGGTGGTGTCGCTGCTGATCCTGCGCAGCGCCTGGGTGCTGCTGAAAACGTCGCTGCACATCCTGCTGGAAGGCGCGCCCGCCCACGCCGCGCCGGAGCAGATCGCCGCCTACCTGATGGACACCGTGACCGGCGTGGCCGAGGTGCGTCATGTGCACGTGTGGCAGATCACGTCGGGCCGTGCGCTGGCCACGCTGCATGTGCGGCTGGTCGAGGACGACGATGCGCGCATCGTCTCGCGCGCCGTCGAACACGCGGTGAAAGGGCGCTTTTCAATCGAGCACGTCACAGTCGCCATCGACTGGAACGACGACGCGCCGCACCCCGATTGCAGCCTGGCCCAGCCAGGCGCCATGCCGTCGCCCCCGGCACACGCGCACGGTCATCGGCCGGAACATCGGCATGACCATGACCACGATCACGGCCATGGCGCGGCGCACGGGCACGGGGCTCACTGA
- the hrpA gene encoding ATP-dependent RNA helicase HrpA, translating to MTEPRPTSEARSPRSPRPERAARPDFVAPNQPRLIDFPDSLPVSARKDEIMAALAQHQVVIVCGETGSGKTTQLPKIALAMGRGRCNAPAGQRGRLIGHTQPRRIAATSVAKRIADELQTPVGDVVGYKVRFNDRLSPGASVKLMTDGILLAETQTDPLLRAYDTLIIDEAHERSLNIDFLLGYLKQILPRRPDLKLIVTSATIDADRFARHFADGKGQPAPVLMVSGRMFPVEQRYRPFEESRDHDLNDAMAEAVDELWTGRPAGDILIFLPGEREIREAADHLRKHLSHSPLTRHAEVLPLFARLSQAEQDRVFDTHGAPRIVIATNVAETSLTVPGIRYVIDAGTARVKRYSYRSKVEQLLIEPVSQAAANQRAGRCGRVADGICIRLYDEKDFTSRPRFTDPEILRSSLAGVILRMKSLNLLGEGGRVEDFPFLEAPSGRAIGDGYQLLNELGAVDDAQALTPLGRELARLPLDPRVGRMILEGRDRGALREVLVIAAALSVQDVRDRPLEAQAQADQAHAKFDDEKSEFSGYLRLWKWLHDARGGHVVKTRGEMAAAEGRGATKKPANLAALPAAQRAALAMEAARRALGESPSPQPSPASGRGGNARAAGTATASDMKPPLPPAGEGGGEGAPAHKLSNRQWESLLRQNFISIRRVREWRDIHTQLHTVVAEHQWKENAQPAGYEALHKSLLAGLLGNVGHKLEGDDAASGEYVGARGIKFHRHPGAHLSKKPGRWIVCAELVETTRLFGRGIAHIEPQWLEEVGGHLLKKQLLDPHWEKKAADVIALERATLYGLPVYTGRRVSFGRIDPHAARDLFIREALVGGEWPDDWSRRLPFLAANQKTIAQVEELEHKSRRQDVLVDDELIYAFYDSQIPQGLCNGRDFEAWWREASRSAPRLLHLTRDELMRHEAAGITTSAFPRMIRLGGVDCAASYLHQPGDAKDGLTVTVPLFVLNQVSEARCEWLVPGMLKDKIQALLKSLPQKPRSRFVPLPDSAARLNELLGAPDVFGQGSLVDALLKQVREATSLDVKRTDFKLDMLPAHLFMNFRVVDEHGRQRGQGRNLGALKAELGGEARGAFQALAGLRAALPATAAGGEAEGSSAPGAPPHHEKKQPAALSGQAPAAIKTIESPATSADARHTAWDFGELPELMEIRRKGQVLVGFPALIDAGDAVGIEVFDEPEVAAARHRLGLRRLFALQVKDALKYLEKNIPDLQKMGVAYMPLGTAEELRQQIIDVALDRAFLTEPLPVHQADFKRRVDEGRARLTLIANEVARLAGTVLAEYATATRKIKDTKGAPDATRDAAEQLQRLMPRQFLAATPWTALQHFPRYLKAIVLRLDKLRADPARDTQRMAEARAQDQRFWRLVAERKGQQDARMQELRWLLEELRVSLFAQELRTPQPVSVKRLDKVWAQLAA from the coding sequence ATGACCGAACCGCGCCCCACTTCCGAAGCCAGATCGCCCCGCAGCCCGCGCCCCGAGCGCGCGGCGCGTCCTGATTTTGTAGCACCCAACCAACCCAGGCTGATCGACTTTCCCGACAGCCTGCCGGTCAGCGCGCGCAAGGACGAGATCATGGCGGCGCTGGCGCAGCACCAGGTCGTCATCGTCTGCGGCGAAACAGGTTCGGGCAAGACCACGCAGTTGCCCAAGATCGCGCTGGCCATGGGGCGCGGGCGCTGCAACGCGCCGGCCGGGCAGCGCGGGCGGCTCATCGGCCACACGCAGCCGCGCCGCATTGCCGCCACGTCGGTGGCCAAGCGCATTGCCGACGAGTTGCAGACGCCGGTGGGCGACGTGGTGGGCTACAAGGTGCGCTTCAACGACCGGCTGTCGCCCGGCGCCAGCGTGAAGCTGATGACCGACGGCATCCTGCTGGCCGAGACGCAGACCGACCCGCTGCTGCGCGCCTACGACACGCTCATCATCGACGAGGCGCACGAGCGCAGCCTGAACATCGACTTTCTGCTGGGCTACCTAAAGCAGATATTGCCGCGCCGGCCCGACCTGAAGCTGATCGTCACCTCGGCCACCATCGATGCGGACCGCTTTGCAAGGCACTTTGCCGATGGCAAGGGCCAGCCCGCGCCGGTGCTGATGGTGTCGGGCCGCATGTTCCCGGTCGAGCAGCGCTACCGCCCGTTCGAGGAAAGCCGCGACCACGACCTGAACGACGCGATGGCCGAGGCGGTGGACGAGCTGTGGACCGGCAGGCCCGCGGGCGACATCCTGATCTTTTTGCCCGGCGAGCGCGAAATCCGCGAAGCCGCCGACCACCTGCGCAAGCACCTGTCGCACAGCCCGCTGACGCGCCACGCCGAGGTGCTGCCGCTGTTCGCGCGCCTGTCGCAGGCCGAGCAGGACCGCGTGTTCGACACGCATGGCGCGCCGCGCATCGTCATCGCCACCAACGTGGCCGAGACCTCGCTCACCGTGCCGGGCATCCGGTACGTCATTGACGCAGGCACGGCACGCGTCAAGCGCTACAGTTATCGCAGCAAGGTGGAGCAGCTGCTGATCGAGCCGGTGAGCCAGGCGGCGGCCAACCAGCGCGCCGGGCGCTGCGGCCGCGTGGCCGACGGCATCTGCATCCGCCTGTACGACGAGAAGGACTTCACCAGCCGGCCGCGTTTTACCGACCCCGAGATCCTGCGCTCGTCGCTGGCTGGCGTGATCCTGCGCATGAAGAGCCTGAACCTGCTGGGCGAGGGCGGGCGGGTGGAGGACTTTCCGTTTCTCGAAGCGCCGTCGGGCCGCGCCATTGGCGACGGCTACCAGCTGCTGAACGAACTGGGCGCGGTGGACGACGCGCAGGCGCTGACGCCGCTGGGCCGCGAACTGGCGCGCCTGCCGCTGGACCCGCGCGTCGGCCGCATGATTCTGGAAGGCCGCGACCGCGGCGCGCTGCGCGAGGTGCTCGTGATTGCCGCCGCGCTGAGCGTGCAGGACGTGCGCGACCGCCCGCTGGAGGCGCAGGCCCAGGCGGACCAGGCGCATGCCAAGTTCGACGACGAGAAGAGCGAATTCAGCGGCTATCTGCGCCTGTGGAAATGGCTGCACGATGCGCGCGGTGGCCATGTGGTCAAGACGCGCGGCGAAATGGCGGCGGCCGAAGGGCGCGGCGCGACGAAGAAGCCCGCCAACCTGGCCGCGCTGCCGGCGGCGCAGCGGGCGGCGCTGGCGATGGAGGCCGCCCGGCGCGCGCTGGGCGAATCACCCTCACCCCAACCCTCTCCCGCCAGCGGGAGAGGGGGCAACGCACGTGCGGCGGGCACAGCGACTGCAAGCGACATGAAACCCCCTCTCCCGCCTGCGGGAGAGGGCGGGGGTGAGGGCGCGCCCGCCCACAAGCTCAGCAACCGCCAATGGGAAAGCCTGCTGCGCCAGAACTTCATCAGCATCCGCCGCGTGCGCGAATGGCGCGACATCCACACGCAGCTGCACACCGTGGTGGCCGAGCACCAGTGGAAGGAAAACGCGCAGCCGGCCGGCTACGAGGCGCTGCACAAGTCGCTGCTGGCCGGCCTGCTGGGCAACGTGGGCCACAAGCTGGAAGGCGATGACGCCGCCAGCGGCGAATACGTGGGCGCGCGCGGCATCAAGTTTCACCGCCATCCGGGCGCGCACCTCAGCAAGAAGCCGGGCCGCTGGATCGTCTGCGCCGAACTGGTCGAAACCACGCGCCTGTTCGGCCGGGGCATCGCCCACATCGAGCCGCAGTGGCTCGAAGAAGTCGGCGGCCACCTGCTGAAAAAGCAGCTGCTCGACCCGCATTGGGAAAAGAAGGCGGCCGACGTGATCGCGCTGGAGCGCGCCACGCTGTACGGGCTGCCGGTGTACACCGGGCGCCGCGTCAGCTTTGGACGCATCGACCCGCACGCCGCGCGCGATCTGTTCATCCGCGAGGCGCTGGTCGGCGGCGAATGGCCCGACGACTGGTCGCGGCGCTTGCCTTTCCTGGCGGCCAACCAGAAGACCATCGCCCAGGTGGAAGAGCTGGAACACAAGAGCCGCCGCCAGGACGTGCTGGTCGACGACGAGCTGATCTACGCCTTTTACGACAGCCAGATCCCGCAGGGCCTCTGCAACGGGCGCGACTTCGAGGCCTGGTGGCGCGAAGCCAGCCGCAGCGCGCCCAGGCTGCTGCACCTGACGCGCGACGAGCTGATGCGCCACGAAGCCGCGGGCATCACCACCAGCGCCTTCCCCCGCATGATCCGCCTGGGCGGCGTGGACTGCGCTGCCAGCTACCTGCACCAGCCCGGCGACGCCAAGGACGGCCTGACCGTGACGGTGCCGCTGTTCGTGCTGAACCAGGTGAGCGAGGCGCGTTGCGAATGGCTGGTGCCGGGCATGCTGAAGGACAAGATCCAGGCGCTGCTGAAAAGCCTGCCGCAAAAGCCGCGCAGCCGCTTCGTGCCGCTGCCCGACAGCGCCGCGCGCCTGAACGAGTTGCTGGGCGCGCCTGACGTCTTTGGCCAGGGCAGCCTGGTCGACGCGCTGCTGAAGCAGGTGCGCGAGGCCACCAGCCTCGATGTGAAGCGCACCGACTTCAAGCTGGACATGCTGCCCGCGCACCTGTTCATGAACTTCCGCGTGGTCGACGAACACGGTCGCCAGCGCGGGCAGGGCCGCAACCTGGGCGCGCTGAAGGCCGAGCTGGGCGGCGAGGCGCGAGGCGCCTTCCAGGCGCTGGCTGGCCTGCGTGCCGCCTTGCCTGCGACCGCGGCGGGCGGCGAGGCGGAGGGCAGTTCAGCACCCGGTGCGCCCCCGCATCATGAGAAAAAACAGCCTGCAGCGCTCTCTGGACAAGCGCCGGCAGCTATCAAAACCATAGAATCCCCGGCGACGTCGGCCGACGCCCGCCACACCGCGTGGGACTTTGGCGAGCTGCCCGAGCTGATGGAAATCCGCCGCAAGGGGCAGGTGTTGGTGGGCTTTCCGGCGCTCATCGACGCGGGCGATGCGGTCGGCATCGAGGTGTTCGACGAACCCGAAGTCGCCGCCGCCCGCCACCGCCTGGGCCTGCGCCGGCTGTTCGCGCTGCAGGTGAAGGACGCGCTGAAGTACCTCGAAAAGAACATCCCCGACCTGCAGAAGATGGGCGTGGCCTACATGCCGCTGGGCACGGCAGAGGAACTGCGGCAGCAGATCATCGACGTGGCGCTCGACCGCGCCTTCCTGACCGAGCCGCTGCCCGTCCACCAGGCCGACTTCAAGCGCCGCGTGGACGAAGGGCGTGCGCGCCTGACGCTCATCGCCAACGAGGTGGCGCGCCTGGCCGGCACGGTGCTGGCCGAATACGCCACCGCCACGCGCAAGATCAAGGACACCAAGGGCGCGCCCGACGCCACGCGCGACGCCGCCGAACAGCTGCAGCGGCTGATGCCCAGGCAGTTTCTGGCCGCCACGCCGTGGACCGCGCTGCAACACTTTCCGCGCTACCTGAAAGCCATCGTGCTGCGCCTGGACAAGCTGCGCGCCGACCCCGCGCGCGACACGCAGCGCATGGCCGAGGCGCGCGCGCAGGACCAGCGCTTCTGGCGCCTGGTGGCCGAACGCAAGGGCCAGCAGGACGCGCGCATGCAGGAGTTGCGCTGGCTGCTGGAGGAACTGCGCGTGTCGCTGTTCGCACAGGAACTGCGCACGCCGCAGCCGGTCAGCGTGAAGCGGCTGGACAAGGTGTGGGCCCAACTGGCGGCGTAG
- a CDS encoding cupin domain-containing protein — protein MIRTLATLGVCAALAACASAPDTTKIAAPSTNSGLGGDVAVGLVDLAAHKLPGSSADYDLRARALTLAPGGGVGNHPHAGRPGIVRVVKGTVVEGRGSAKRVLKAGDFWLETAEISHWFVNPSATEAAELWVVDIVPKKK, from the coding sequence ATGATCCGCACCCTGGCCACCCTCGGCGTCTGCGCCGCCCTTGCCGCCTGCGCCTCCGCGCCCGACACCACGAAGATCGCCGCCCCCAGCACCAACAGCGGCCTGGGCGGCGACGTGGCGGTCGGTCTGGTCGACCTGGCCGCGCACAAGCTGCCCGGCAGCAGCGCCGATTACGACCTGCGCGCCCGCGCGCTGACGCTGGCGCCGGGCGGCGGCGTGGGCAACCACCCGCACGCCGGCCGCCCCGGCATCGTGCGCGTGGTCAAAGGGACGGTGGTCGAAGGCCGCGGCAGCGCCAAGCGCGTGCTGAAAGCCGGCGACTTCTGGCTCGAAACGGCCGAGATCAGCCACTGGTTCGTCAACCCCAGCGCCACCGAGGCGGCAGAACTGTGGGTGGTGGACATCGTGCCGAAGAAGAAGTGA
- a CDS encoding helix-turn-helix domain-containing protein, translating into MVPLLSYTHPPSDFFSAMAPDDRIRQIAEARHAVLEAGSSSPEAMAGAWHERAWLERSWRRCLSQGQRPDQAVSFDMVPAAARRRAEDTHHALLQAARPEMQRLARAVAPIRYFAILTDAQGTVVETAGAVDRSDRRAEAIARVGVDLSERSIGTSAISAALGEQRAVWLHRGEHFFRDTSVYSCAGAPLFGHDGRCVGMLDLTGVDVDERPELQHLVARAARSIGNALVHGVPHALRLGLTWADALPGEARDDALLCLDAEGAVVSANAGARQMLPRLGDLAHGPVHASDLFAVPWSQLFDLRRRGGPLDVPLWSGLRVSAQALPPLTDASTATGPSAGARPSLKALEHTLIHQAVRDAGGNVADAARALGLSRATVYRRLHARRSS; encoded by the coding sequence ATGGTTCCACTCCTGTCGTACACGCACCCTCCGTCCGATTTTTTTTCAGCCATGGCGCCCGACGACCGCATCCGTCAGATCGCCGAAGCCCGCCACGCGGTGCTGGAGGCGGGTTCGTCATCGCCTGAGGCGATGGCAGGCGCCTGGCATGAGCGGGCGTGGCTCGAACGGTCCTGGCGCCGCTGCCTGAGCCAGGGCCAGCGGCCCGATCAGGCCGTCAGCTTCGACATGGTGCCGGCCGCGGCGCGGCGGCGCGCCGAAGACACGCACCACGCGCTGCTGCAGGCCGCGCGCCCCGAGATGCAACGCCTGGCGCGCGCGGTGGCGCCGATCCGGTACTTCGCCATCCTGACCGACGCGCAGGGCACGGTGGTCGAGACCGCCGGCGCCGTCGACCGGTCCGACCGCCGCGCCGAAGCCATCGCGCGCGTGGGCGTCGACCTGTCGGAGCGCAGCATTGGCACCAGCGCCATCAGCGCGGCGCTGGGCGAGCAACGCGCGGTGTGGCTGCACCGCGGCGAGCATTTCTTTCGCGACACCAGCGTCTATTCGTGTGCCGGCGCGCCGCTGTTCGGGCACGACGGGCGCTGCGTGGGCATGCTCGACCTGACCGGTGTCGACGTGGACGAGCGGCCCGAACTGCAGCACCTGGTGGCGCGCGCCGCGCGCAGCATCGGCAATGCGCTGGTGCACGGGGTGCCGCACGCGTTGCGCCTGGGCCTGACCTGGGCCGACGCCTTGCCCGGTGAGGCCCGCGACGATGCCCTGCTGTGCCTGGACGCCGAGGGCGCCGTGGTCAGCGCCAATGCGGGCGCACGGCAGATGCTGCCGCGCCTGGGCGACCTGGCGCACGGCCCCGTCCACGCCAGCGACCTGTTCGCCGTGCCGTGGAGCCAGCTGTTCGACCTGCGCCGGCGCGGCGGCCCGCTGGACGTGCCGCTGTGGTCGGGGCTGCGGGTCAGCGCCCAGGCGCTGCCGCCGCTGACGGACGCGTCGACCGCTACCGGCCCGTCGGCGGGCGCGCGCCCGTCCTTGAAGGCGCTGGAACACACGCTGATCCACCAGGCCGTGCGCGATGCCGGCGGCAACGTGG